CGCCAGCCCGCCCCGCACCGCCGAGGCCGCCCTCCAGGCCCGCGACCGCGTGCCCGACCCGGCCCCCGCCGGGTGAGGCGACCGTCCAGCCCTCTCCCGTCGAGCCCGCCCCCGCCGACCCGCACCGCCGCGGAGCGCCGTGCCACCCGCCCCGACAAGCCCTCAGCCCCCCAGGAGGACACCGTGCCGTCATCGCAGGTCCAGGTCTCGACCCCACCAGCCCCCGACCACCGGGCCGGGCACCCCGCGCTGACGCAGCTGCGGATCCGGATGAGCAGCAGCCGGGCGGAAGGGCCCACGAGGCTGGCGGCCTTCGACGCCGCGCTGGTGGCCGCCGGCCTGGCGAACTTCAACCTGCTGCCGCTCAGCTCGGTGATCCCCGTCGGGGCCGCCGTCGACGTCGTGCCCCCGGCTGACCAGCTCAAGGGCCGTCACGGCGACCTCCTGTACTGCGTCTACGCCGCCTCCTACGCCACCACCCCGGGCGCCCAGGCCTGGGCGGGGATGGCCTGGGCCCTCCAGACCGACGGTTCGGGCGCGGGGCTGTTCGTGGAGCACAGCAGCACGACCGAGGCCGACCTGCACGCGCACCTGGGCGCCACCCTCGGCGCCATGATGGAGAACCGGGAGCAGGACTACGTCGAGGGCGGCCGGCTCGTCGCCTCGGCGACCTGCACCGCGGCCCCGGTCGCCGCCCTGGTGGTCGCCAGCTACCAGACCGCCGGCTGGCACCCGGCCCCCGTCCCGGGCGCTGCCCGGTGAAGGGCCTCGCCCGCGCCGACCGGACCGAGGACCTCGGTCAGCACGGCCAGTGGCGCTTCACCCGGGAGTACCACGTCGAGCCCGGCATGGCGCTGGCCTTCTACGAGCTCTACGAGGCCGCCTTCGGCCCCCTGCGCACGCGCGCGATGGCCCGGCAGGTGCTGACGGAGGCCGAGTTCGCCACCCAGATGGTCGACGAGGCGGTCATCAAGTACGTGGCCTGGGACGCCGACGACCGGCCGGTGGGGATGTGCACCATGACCCGCCGGTTGGAGACGGTCCCATGGATCAGCCCCGAGTACTTCGCCGACCGCTACCCGGAGCAGTGGGCCCGCGACGCGGTCTGGTACTTCGGCTTCGTGCTGACCCACCCCAGCCAGCGGCACGCCCGCTTCCTCGAGCAGATGGTGGAGATCGGCATCCGGGACCCGCTCGCCGACCGCGCCGTCTGCGGCTACGACATGTGCGCCTTCAACGTCGACACGCTCCCCCTCGGGCAGCGGCTGGCCGACGCGTTCGAGCGGGTCACCGGCCACGCGCCGGAGCGCGCCGACGGGCAGTACTACTACACCCTGGACTTCACGTGAGCACCACCCGCCCCGGGCCCGGGTCCGGCCCCACGTCGTCCGGTCCCCCCGGGTCCGCCCGCCGCGACGACGTGCCCACCTCCAGAACGGTCGGTACCGTCATGAGCATGACCACCGGGTCCTCCCCCACCACCCTGCCGAACCAGCCGGCGGGCCGGGTGGCGGTCGTGATCGAGGACGACGCGGACATCCGCAACCTGCTGAGCGCGATCCTCACCCAGGCCGGCTTCACCTGCCACGCCAGCGGGACCGGCGCCGAGGGCATCGAGGCGGTGCGGTCCCACCAGCCGATCGTCACGACCCTGGACATCAGCCTGCCCGGCATCGACGGGTTCGAGGTCGCGCGCCAGATCCGCGCCTTCAGCAGCACCTACATCATCATGCTGTCGGCGCGCGACGAGGAGATCGACACCTTGATGGGGCTCGACGCCGGGGCCGACGACTACCTCACCAAGCCCTTCCGACCGCGCGAGCTGCGGGCGCGGATCGAGGCCATGCTGCGCCGGTACCACCTGCCCGGGCTGACGGAGTCCGGCGGACCGGCCCCGGCGGCCGTCCCCGCGGCGGCCCCGGGCGCCGCACCGGGCGGCGGGACGGCCGCCGTCGACGACCACGACGACGAGGCCGGCTGGCTGGAGCACAACGGGCTCCGGATCAACGAGGAGATGTGGCTCTGCGACGTCGACGGCTCGACCGTCGAGCTCACCCGCAGCGAGTTCGACCTGCTGCTGGCGATCATGCAAGGGGCCCGCCGGGTCATCAGCAAGGACGCCCTCGCCCTGGAGCTGCGCGGCGACTACGCCACCACCGGCTACGTGTCCGACTCCGACAAGCGGGCGGTCGAGGTGCACATGGCCAACCTGCGCCGCAAGCTGAACGACCCGGTCGGCGCGCCCCGGTTCATCGAGACTGTGCGCGGGGTGGGCTACCGGTTGGCCGACGCCCGCCGCTCCACCGCCCGTCGCTGACCTCCCGCACCGCCGGACGCGACCGACGGCCGGGTCCTCCCGGACCGGGCCGTCGGTGTCATCCGTGCGGTCTACGCGACCGGCTCGCCGAGGCGCCGGGCGACCTCGGCCGCCTCGACGGCCATCCGTGCGGTGAGCGTCTCGAGCTCCTCGGTGCCGCCTCCCTCCAGGGCCGTCCGCAGCTGGCGGACGGCGGCGGCGAGCCCGCTCGCCCCCACCATCGCACTGCTCGACTCCAGGCTGAGCAGCGCGACGTGCGCCGGTTCCACCTCGTGGTCCACGACCAGGCGTTCGATGGTGGCCACGCGCCCGTCGAGCAGGTCCAGGTAGTCCTGCCGGAAGCAGGCCATCATGTCCTGCTCCTGCGGCGTCATCTGCCACTCGCGGGTAGGAGCGGCCGGCCGCGACGCCTGGGGCGCCTCGGCCGACCGGTCCCGCGGCCCGTGCGGGTGGACGGACCGCTCCCCGTGCGACAGGTCGGGACCGTTCCCGGCCTCCCCTGCCGGCATCAGGCGCTCCCCCGAGTCGACCTGACACCCGGACCACGACCGGTCCCCCCGACCGGACCGCGGCCCCGCACCTGGCTCGTCCTCGCGGACGAGCCGTTGCCCAGAGGGGAGTCCAGCGGCTGGGCCGGACTCCTCCCTGGCGACCGCAGCAGCGCCTGCCCTGGCTCCCCCGAACCGGGCCGCGCTGGCGACCACCTCTGCTCGACCCCGTGCACCCGTCCCTCGCCGTGACCGGCCGCGTCCCCTCGGGCGCCGACCAGCGGTCCGGACCGGACTGCCAGGGCACCAGGGCGCTCGACCAGCCGGCCTGCCATGGTGTCCATCTGCAGTCCTCCTCGATGTGCACAGGGCCTGAGGCCCTGGATCAGGACTCCCCCAGTCCCGACATGGAGGAGTCTGCTGGGAGCGTCTCTGCCCGTTCTCGGTATTGGGGCAGGTAATCCTCAGGATTGGCTCAAGATCACCTTGTCACGACGCCCGGGGGCGGCGCCAACCGGGACGTGGTGGACTGCTGCCCATGCGCATCGCGGTGATCGGCGGCTCCGGCCACATCGGCTCCTTCCTGCTGCCCCGGCTGGTCCGGGCCGGCCACGAGGTCCTCAACCTCAGCCGGGGCGGGTCCCGGCCCTACACCGACGACCCGGCCTGGGCCGAGGTCCGGGCTGTGGCGGTGGACCGGCACGCCGAGGACGCGGACGGCACCTTCGGGGCGCGGGTCGCCGGGCTGGAGGCGGACGTCGTCGTCGACCTCATCTGCTTCACCCCCGCCTCGGCCGTGGCCCTCGTCGACGCCCTCCGGGGCCGCACCGGTCACCTGCTGCACTGCGGCTCGATCTGGATGCACGGACCCAGCTCCCGCATCCCGCTGACGGAGGACGACGAGCGGCACCCCGTCGGGGAGTACGGCGTCGGCAAGGACGCGATCGCCCGGCTGCTGCAGGAGGAGACGGCGGCTGGCGGGCTGCCCACGACGTCCCTGCACCCGGGCCACATCAGCGGCCCCGGGTGGGCGCCGATCACCCCGCTGGGCAACCTCGACCACGGCGTGTGGGAGCGGCTGGCGCGCGGTGAGGAGGTGCTGGTGCCGGGCACCGGGTCGGAGCTGCTGCACCACGTGCACGCCGACGACGTCGCGGTGGCCTTCCAGCTGGCCCTCGAGCAGCCGGCCGCGGCGCACGGCGAGGTCTTCCACGCCACGGCGGCGCGGGCGATGACCGTCCGCGGCCTGCTGGAGGTGGCGGCCGGCTGGTTCGACCGGGAGCCGGTCACCCGCACCGTCGGCTGGGACGAGTTCCGGGCGGCCACCCCCACGGCGTTCGCCGAGCAGAGCTGGGACCACCTGTGGCGCAGCCAGTTCGCCTCGCCCGCGAAGGCGGGCCGACTGCTCGGGTTCACCCCTGGCGAGCCCGACGTCGCCGTCCGGGAGGGCGTGGAGTGGCTGCGCCGGCACGGTGACCTGCAGCACCTCGGGGCCCCACCCGCTCGTGACCTTGTGTAACGAAGGTGTCACGCTAGGGGGCATGGAGTACACCCACCTCGGCCGTACCGGCCTCAGCGTCTCGCGTCTCTGCCTCGGCACCATGAACTTCGGTCCGCAGACCGAGGAGACGGTCGCCCACGGCATCATGGACACCGCCCACGCGCAGGGCGTCAACTTCTTCGACA
The window above is part of the Friedmanniella luteola genome. Proteins encoded here:
- a CDS encoding NAD-dependent epimerase/dehydratase family protein, with translation MRIAVIGGSGHIGSFLLPRLVRAGHEVLNLSRGGSRPYTDDPAWAEVRAVAVDRHAEDADGTFGARVAGLEADVVVDLICFTPASAVALVDALRGRTGHLLHCGSIWMHGPSSRIPLTEDDERHPVGEYGVGKDAIARLLQEETAAGGLPTTSLHPGHISGPGWAPITPLGNLDHGVWERLARGEEVLVPGTGSELLHHVHADDVAVAFQLALEQPAAAHGEVFHATAARAMTVRGLLEVAAGWFDREPVTRTVGWDEFRAATPTAFAEQSWDHLWRSQFASPAKAGRLLGFTPGEPDVAVREGVEWLRRHGDLQHLGAPPARDLV
- a CDS encoding pyruvoyl-dependent arginine decarboxylase, which gives rise to MPSSQVQVSTPPAPDHRAGHPALTQLRIRMSSSRAEGPTRLAAFDAALVAAGLANFNLLPLSSVIPVGAAVDVVPPADQLKGRHGDLLYCVYAASYATTPGAQAWAGMAWALQTDGSGAGLFVEHSSTTEADLHAHLGATLGAMMENREQDYVEGGRLVASATCTAAPVAALVVASYQTAGWHPAPVPGAAR
- a CDS encoding response regulator transcription factor encodes the protein MTTGSSPTTLPNQPAGRVAVVIEDDADIRNLLSAILTQAGFTCHASGTGAEGIEAVRSHQPIVTTLDISLPGIDGFEVARQIRAFSSTYIIMLSARDEEIDTLMGLDAGADDYLTKPFRPRELRARIEAMLRRYHLPGLTESGGPAPAAVPAAAPGAAPGGGTAAVDDHDDEAGWLEHNGLRINEEMWLCDVDGSTVELTRSEFDLLLAIMQGARRVISKDALALELRGDYATTGYVSDSDKRAVEVHMANLRRKLNDPVGAPRFIETVRGVGYRLADARRSTARR